Genomic DNA from Silene latifolia isolate original U9 population unplaced genomic scaffold, ASM4854445v1 scaffold_284, whole genome shotgun sequence:
ACATAGCTATATGCGTTTATCAAAATAATTTATCATTGTAGTACATGATAATAGATGAGTATGTGTGGGTGAAAGTAGAGAGAACAGATTAGAGAGACACTAGAGAGAGAAAACGGGAAGGAAAAATGGGAGGGGTATAATTGTCAACAGTGTACTgtgatgagtaaaatgtgtactgcaaAAATCAGCACCTTTTTTcaatcttccctttctttctcaaCCATCATTTAAATAAACAAAAggatttcaatttttatgttaaTGTTTCTTTATTTAAAATTGTTCTTTACAACGATTAAAATCttgcaataataataaaaaagtcGATTTCAACTGCTTCAAATTTTACTATATTTCCAAGCATCCAATGGATCAAATATCGTCTTTGTAACAACTATGAAGGTagttaagtaaaaaaaaaaataacacaaattcttatttaagacctACATGTACGCTTTAAACTTAAAATAAATGAGATAAAAATAGGATATCAAGAGATTAACAAAAAAGACAATTAAGAGATATTTTAATTTTAAGACGAATATACGTCTTAGGATGAAATAACTCTTAAATGAACCTCTGCAGGCTAGGAACTTTTGTGTTACAGAAAATTTACGTGGTACCCTTTAACACTCGTAATACTCGAGAACTTTAACTTtgcataactcgtgtttacgagtaCAGTAAACGTCAAATCATCTTTTTGAGAAATacgatttaaaaaaaaagttggtTGCAATTGGATACAAATATACGTGGTACCCTTTAACACTCGTAATACTCGAGAACTTTAACTTtgcataactcgtgtttacgagttattgtatactccctcctatttcagATAATCGTCCCATTGTCATTTTTTCAAATAAGAATCGTCCCATTGtctatttttggtaagtgttgtgtgatccaaattcaattccatttccgtctattcacataaataTCCATTGTCAATAAACTCACTTTTTTAAGGATTTTCACAATGCGACGGTGAGTATTTGTATGGGAAAAGCAAAGAGTTCTTTATTGAACAAATTTTTGAGCGACCTTGACCGCGAGTTACACTAGAGATTAACATCAACATCGGCGTAATCGCGTAATTTAGTGGCTCATAGTGATTATTGGGATTTGGGAATACTTGGCTGTTATAAGTCGTTAATGGTTGCTTCACTTGATACTTGATACAGTGTTTATCAATGGCGTCTTTTTTGTCTCCCTCTCCATATCCAACTTTATCTCTACACCACCAGGTATCTCTATCCTATCTTCATTAATTAATAATCTCTCTCGCTCTCTCTCTCGTTTGTATATTAATCTGCAATTATCTTATCAATTACGAATTTATGATTGATCAAGATTTATAGAAGTACTATTTGAAATGATACTAATTGCAATTATCTGATGAATTACTCCCTTGTAATTGGATGTTTACCTACAGAGCCAGAATGATCAGTTTTGTTAAATCATATTGCGATTTCATTTGTGGGTATttagagtatttttttttttcagtttaatCCTTTGGTGTAACCTGGCATTTCTCAATAATTGAACTTACATTGTAGCTGAAGATGATTGTTCTTCGATCGAAATAGCTTCTGAAATAAAATTTGGAGTACCCATTTGTGAATTCCGGCGGCTAATTGAGTAATTTAAGCTTGATCCAATCTAACTCAACCATGATTTTACTTCTATGTTTTATGATAGTAATTATTTCTGATTGATTTTAACACTATTGTATTTAGTCAATTTTGACACTATTTTTAGACGCCGTATGATCTTCAATTAACGAATTGATCTTTCCCCTGAAAaccaaaaattaaaaataaatattgATTGATTCAAATGAATGTACTTATAGATCATGTACTCCTAGGGCAGGGACGTCTATTAGGGTGTTCAATGTAATGTGTTTTCACTTTTCAGAACATGTATCTAACGAAAATTTTGTTAGGTTCGTATTTAAAACTAATGAATTCTAAATCTACTTTATTATATAATTTGTGGATTTATTCTGACAATTAGAATAGCCGAATAGGGGCTTCTCAAATCAAGACGACCCTGTCCTAAGTTCTCAAACTACGCGGATTCTGGGTCCTTGCTAGATAACTATTCTTGTGACATGATAATATACATTTATACAATGGACTACTGGCGGTTTCAGATTTGAAGACTATTCAAGTGTAATCTGATTACATACTGATGATTGTATGGTTTTATCAAACTTTCAGATCAACATCTTACCTGTGTCAACATGTAGTTCAACTTTTGGTAAAAGGGGCAGAGGCTATGGGAGCTGGGCTGTGCCAAGAGCCACTTCGTCAGTGGGCGAAGATGTCATTCAGAAAGAAACCAGTGGAACCGACGACAAGAAAGGTACTGTATTTGTTTGTCATCCCGCTGACCTTAACTATTTTCAGCTGCTAGTTGATGTGCTTTTTTGTTCATTGTTATCTCAATTTtctttttccgtttttttttttttttacttattttCTGAATGCTCTACTGATTTGTATTACCTCTATTCTACTTGATTTTGTTTATGCCTATCCAAAGTGTCTAGCTTACATGCATTGTTGTGTAATACTACATTTCCCTAGTTCCATAAAGGCTACCGCCTATGGTGAGGTAAGGAGTTTGGATGTACCTAGTGTTTGAAGACCCCCTATTCAAACTCCTCGGAGCGACTATTACTGCACAAACAATTTTGAGCGCCATGATACATTGTTCCACGATTCTCTAAAGAATAAAAATAGTGAATCTTTGATTCATTGGTAATGGAAAATGTTGAAGCATAAACTAAATGTTTCCCAGAAAAGGGCTTCTCTCTTTCTCAGTTATTGGAGATCTGTTTATAGGAGAATTTGTTGCTGTACATGGGTCACAACTGAAATAAATATATACTCAAGTACATACATATGCTTCCTATGTAGGCTTCCTGCAACGTGATCTACTAGATTATATAAATCGAGCAAAGTCTATGAAACCAAATCCGTGAGGGATCAATTCATGTAGCACGCTATGTCTAATTAAGTGGCATGACTTTTCCGTACACACTAGTCTATAATTGATTTACAAAGTACGTTATGTAATTGCTCGTAAGGCAATAGGATAATCCAAATTTATGAGTCATACCGTCTCCTTCCCAGATGCGTCCAAGACTTGTAAATTCTGACTCTACAGTCAAACTCAAGAGACATGTTTGCTTCTTAGAAGTCTGAAAATTTAACTCGCTGCTCTGAATCTCTCATAACCCCGCTAGCCAATACCTGGGTGCCAAGATCTGGTTATGTGGAGCTGTGTTACTCAGACTCATTTATAAATATTTGATACAGGTGTGTGTCAAAGTGTCGGACTCGGCTAGTTTTATGATGAATCCACATATTCTGGCTTAAAATGAAGTATCCAAGAGTCATACCCATGTCTGAGTGTCAAGTGTCAGACATTGGTATGGAAGGTAATAAGAACAATTGGATTAACATAGATATGGAGAGTTAGACATCCTACTTTGGTTCAAGGAAGAATTGAACACCTactcatttatttatttcttcattACTGATTGCAAAAAGTTTTTTTATTAAGCTGTGCTTAAGGTGGCTCTTTTTGTAGTCCTTTACACACTAGCCTCTTTAAAATCCTAAATAGAGGGTATTGTTGCACCAATTTTTATCTTGAAAGTACAAATTTGTCTCCTCATTGTGTCTCCTTCCTTTTGATTATTTGTGAGCCCTACAAATCTACAATCCTTCAGGGCTATCGCTGAATCCTGAAGTATAGGTTATGAGACTGAAACCCTTTAACTTTTAGATTTTAGATGACTTATGTTTATTTGGAAGCTTGAGAATCACGAAATAATACATTTCTGTGATCTGCTGTAAGCCTGTAATCTCTTGGGTGGGTACCTTCACTGGTGATAGTTCAGCTGTTTGTATTTTTAATACAAAAGTAATTGATGCAGCAGACATTGGCGTAGTTGGCATGCATCACGTTGGCATTCTCTGCGAGAACCTTGAAAGATCACTGGAATTTTACCAAACTTTGTTGGGTATGTACATTGCTTTGCTTGCTAGACTCATTTTTGATATCTAGATTTTCCCTTGAACTAATATTTAGGACTTTTGCTTCACAGGTCTGGAGATTAATGAGGCCAGACCACATGACAAGCTTCCCTATAGGGGTGCGTGGCTATGGGTAGGCTCTGAGATGATTCATTTGATGGAGCTTCCAAATCCCGACCCTTTAACAGGACGACCTGAACATGGTGGTAGAGACCGTCATGCTTGTATTGCTATAAAGGACGTGTCAAAACTTAAAGAAGTTCTCGACGAGGCTGGTAATTACTTTCGTGCTTTTCAAATAGGAGCAAAACTACAAAAAAAAGATCTCCAAATTGTCATTTTCGAGGGAGCACATTTTCATGAGTTTTGTGCCTTTTGTTTTTATAAACTGACAGGTATCCCTTACACTCTCAGTCGATCTGGACGACCAGCAATCTTCACTAGAGATCCGGATGCTAATGCGCTAGAATTTACACAAGTATAGGCTGTCATGATTTAGCGCCTGCGTATGTACTTATTTTGTTCTACCTCTCTATACAAGTAACTCTTTGTACAATGTACATATAAGATTATAACATTGGCCAAACTTGGTCTTTTGGACGTAAATTGTGGTTAGATAGAAATCATGTTTCAGGTTGCTAATTCGTCTACTACATGCTTTGAATTTGCAGGTTAAGGCGCTAATCTATTATTCTCCGCTTTGATTTTTCATGTATTTATGCTCTCCAATTTAATCCAAAGATTCACTATTATTTGTCTTTAGAATAAGGTGAAATAAAGCAAATTGCTCATTTAAATGTTTTTCTTGTTAGATACTGAAGTAGCAGTCGATCGATGTAATTGTCAATACGGTACTTGTCACTGTTTATTCAAAGGCCATCTCGTTTTTTATTTTAAGCATAGGGGTAGAGCTTTCTCCTCATCTTGCCGTATGCGAGAACCTTTAAGCCACATTGGTTATGCTTGAGTACCATTTTTACAGCAAGAATTAATGAAAATCATAGGCCATCATGTCTGAACTCTGAATTAGTATTTCCATTAGATTGGTGTAGGAACAAAAAATGTGGGTTAATCCGTTCAATAGATCAAGACAAGAATGTTTATTGGTACAACAATCGCACCTTTACACTGCAGGGGAGAGAGATGGAAAGAGATTATGAGTATACACAAATTAAGACATCATATGGTAACAATCGCCTACTGAACTTCTCTGAAGCCTGGATTGCGCTGGTAACTAATTCGTCAATTTTTGTATTTGGTTTCAATTCTTTCAACAGTTCACGGAATGGAGCATGGCAGCAGATATGCTAATGAATGATTTCAGCAAAATTGGTGAAGCTCGCAAAGGTCCAAAATATTCAAGTTATCAGTTCGGGGAATCTTCAGAAGACTGAAGAGCTCTCCATTCTTTTATACCAGCAAGCAACGCCATGTTTGGGGTAAGATTAAAATGTTCCATTTTGTTCTTTGTCACTGGTGATACATCATTTTTTGCTAGCCATGCTTCTATTGCGCTACGCTCATATGTGAAACCGTCGGCCGCAATATGTGGATCATCCATAATTTCCTGCAGTCCAAAGAAAAAATTGATAATGTACAAAGAAAACTGAAAGCATTTGAGAAACTGATAAAATTCATTATATATGAAACTCACATAAAGAATGGGACAAAAGTAGTAGCTCGGAGCAAACACGCCGTGTTTTTCAACCTTCATATTAGCATTTGCAAAGTCTGCAAGTCTCTTAAGAGACGGTAGAACGACCTTTTCAAGGTCCGGTCTATCCCTACATCTTAGCTTGCAGCATTCTAGCGCGAGATTAGTCAACTCTTCACACTCGGCTAGTGGCCAGCACTTCACTGTGTCATCCAGCATATTCTCCAGTGTCTGGTTAGCAATGGCATTCTCCATGTTTAAAAGAAGTCCATTGGGATGGCAGCCAGTTAGTAATTGGAGAACTATGATGCCAAAAGAATAGAGATCGGATTTAGGCCTGACGGTGCCTGTTCTTTGATACTCTGGGTCCATATAGTATAGAGTTCCAGCAAGTGAGGACGAGCCAAACATTGTGACAGAGTCAGGGGCGGTTTCTGGTAGTAGGGCAGCTAACCCGACATCGCTGATTTTGCTTACATAGTGTCTTCCTAGCAAGATATTCCCGGGTTTGAGATCCCTGTGAATGATTGGGTTTGGTTTATTGCTGTGCAAGAATGCAAGCCCACAGGCTATTTCGAATGCTATCCGGAACCTAGCAAACCAAGGAAGGGGTTCTCGCCCACTGTGGCGATAAATATGTTCTTCTAAGCTCCCATTTTCCATGTACTCATATACTAGGCAACCTAATTCAGGACATACTCCAAGGAGTAGGACGACGTTTGGATGGTGCAAGTGGGTTAAGATTTCAACCTGGGAGAAATGGATATAAAGATTGATCAGAATAGGTAACCATTAGTCGATTTAACAACAATAAACATTATGGCTAGGTACAAGGTAGGGTTGGATCATTTCATCATTTGGATAACACCACCTTACCTAAAGCTAGGAATCGAGTCACTTGGGTTCGTTTTGAGTTGAGTCTAGCCAAGTTAAATTATTACATGTAATGCCAAGTTGATCTTATTCGGATTAGTATAAAACCAATTCAATGGCTGGTCATCAATGTGGCCGAGTCAGTTTTAGCTCAAGGGTTACCATGTGTTTCATTTCGAGTCG
This window encodes:
- the LOC141639149 gene encoding uncharacterized protein LOC141639149 isoform X1, which translates into the protein MASFLSPSPYPTLSLHHQINILPVSTCSSTFGKRGRGYGSWAVPRATSSVGEDVIQKETSGTDDKKADIGVVGMHHVGILCENLERSLEFYQTLLGLEINEARPHDKLPYRGAWLWVGSEMIHLMELPNPDPLTGRPEHGGRDRHACIAIKDVSKLKEVLDEAGIPYTLSRSGRPAIFTRDPDANALEFTQV
- the LOC141639149 gene encoding uncharacterized protein LOC141639149 isoform X2, with translation MASFLSPSPYPTLSLHHQINILPVSTCSSTFGKRGRGYGSWAVPRATSSVGEDVIQKETSGTDDKKDIGVVGMHHVGILCENLERSLEFYQTLLGLEINEARPHDKLPYRGAWLWVGSEMIHLMELPNPDPLTGRPEHGGRDRHACIAIKDVSKLKEVLDEAGIPYTLSRSGRPAIFTRDPDANALEFTQV
- the LOC141639148 gene encoding U-box domain-containing protein 34-like, with product MLQCEMDNEVEQLRAELDTTLALYNTACDNLIDTQKKVKILSTECVEEAEKIDAATQREGALRIIANKEKMKHYQAVQEVQEAKELLAKECTNRQKAELSALKEFEERQRMVEKLISTERSARRYTSAEIEIATDHFSETKVVGEGGYGKVYEGVLDHTPVAIKVLQSDAAGKKEEFLKEVEILTHLHHPNVVLLLGVCPELGCLVYEYMENGSLEEHIYRHSGREPLPWFARFRIAFEIACGLAFLHSNKPNPIIHRDLKPGNILLGRHYVSKISDVGLAALLPETAPDSVTMFGSSSLAGTLYYMDPEYQRTGTVRPKSDLYSFGIIVLQLLTGCHPNGLLLNMENAIANQTLENMLDDTVKCWPLAECEELTNLALECCKLRCRDRPDLEKVVLPSLKRLADFANANMKVEKHGVFAPSYYFCPILYEIMDDPHIAADGFTYERSAIEAWLAKNDVSPVTKNKMEHFNLTPNMALLAGIKEWRALQSSEDSPN